CATGAGGTTAAAGTATGTGAATAATTCAAAAATTATTTGACTTCTAATGAAAGGTGTATTATTTTTACACTTTCAAAATTCAGGAATTTTTGATGCCTGAGATTGTTTTTAACGCCTTTGTTATACTGGTAAAACCTTTGTTTGATATGATAGACCAAACATTAATTTTCCTGCGCGATCAAATTAATTCTTTTCTGATGGAAACCATCCAATCGGAGAAAGTTGTATTGGGTCACCTGGTCAACATGAATGGTCAAACCAATGTGAGTGAAATAGGATTGACGCTGATCAATATTGAACAAGAATCCTCACTCAAAAACACCAATCCTTACCGGCGGATTTCTGATGATGAAATTTCAAAGGTTCACCCGCCCATTTACCTGAATTTATATGTGCTCATATCTGCTTACTTTGGAGATACGGAAGAAAACTACAAGGAAGCACTGAAAAACCTTTCACGGGTTATTAGGTTTTTCCAGGCCAAGCCATTATTTAATCATCAAAACAGCGCAGGCCTCGATCCTGAAATTGAGAAAGTACTTGTAGAATTGGTATCCCTCACTTTTGAGCAACAAAACAACCTGTGGGCATCGCTCGGTGGTAAATACCTGCCGTCGGTCATCTATAAATTAAGGCTTGTTGAGATTGTACGGGATGTGATGATTTCCACCGGTCCTCCAATTGAAGACGTGTTTGTTAATACCAAAGAAATGGAGGAGAAATAATGAAGAATTCTGTTTTAAACTATAAACCAACACCATAATTCTCATGTCAAAAGAATACAGAACACCAGGAGTGTATGTGGAAGAAATATCAAAGTTTCCACCCTCCATTGCTGCTGTAGAAACAGCAATTCCCGCCTTCATAGGATATACACAAACTGCTATGAAAGGCGAGGAACCGATCACCAAACCTTTCAGGATCACATCGCTTCTCGAGAATGAGCAGTTTTTTGGAGGCGCTTATCCCGAAAACAGTGCATTTGCTATCCAGATCACCGACGAAACGGATGCCGACGATCATCTCTTGAACCGCGATGCCGTTGTCACGTTTACAAGGAACTCTGTGTCTAAATTCAACATGTACTATGCTCTTCAACAGTACTTTAACAATGGTGGAGGCCCTTGTTATATTGTTTCAGCCGGCAGCTATCCTGAAGACGGGAATATTGACCCGGATGATCTTGAGGATGGACTGAACTTACTCGAAGAGGTGGACGAACCTACATTGATCGTTTTTCCGGAAGGGACAAATGTAGCAGAGGCCGGACAATACTATGGATTAATCAACAGCGCCCTGGCACAATGCAACAAGCTGGGCGACCGCTTTGTGATCATGGATGTTTACCCGGAAGAAGGAGATTTGCGCGATGACATCGAAACATTGAGAAACTCTATTTCCAATGACCTTGCTCAAATTAAATATGGCGCTGCTTATTTCCCTTTTATTGACACTTACCTTTCTCTGAACGTGAATCCGGCGCTGGCCATCACCCACGTTGTTAACAAAGAGGGTGCGGATGACCCATTAACAGGAGCCTACACCACGCTTGCTGTGCTGAAAACCCAGAACCCCCAATTGTACAATCAGCTATTTGCCGAAATCAGGAAAAACACAGTTCAACTTCCTCCATCACCATTTGTTGCCGGAGTTTATGCCCGTGTGGATAACGAGCGCGGAGTATGGAAAGCCCCTGCTAATGTAAGTCTTAATGGTGTGAAAAAGCTGTTAACCGGGATCACCAATGACGATAACAACTTTATGAATGTTGATCCGGGAAGCGGGAAGTCAGTAAATGCAATCCGCTTTTTTACCGGAAAAGGAGTACTGGTATGGGGAGCAAGGACATTGGCCGGCAATGACAATGAATGGAAATATGTGAACGTGCGCAGGTTCTTCAATTTCGCCGAAGAGTCAATCAAGAAAGGAACTGAACGTTTCGTATTCGAACCAAATGATGCCAACACCTGGGTTAAGGTGAAGGCTATGATCGAAAACTTCCTCACCAATCAATGGCGAGGTGGTGCACTGGCCGGTGCAAAACCAGAGGATGCATTCTTTGTAAAGGTTGGTTTAGGCCAAACTATGACCGCACAGGATATCCTTGATGGAAAGCTAATCATCGAAATCGGCATGGCTGTGGTAAGACCTGCCGAATTTATCATACTCAGGTTCTCGCATAAAATGCAGCAATCCTGATACAAACAACAGAATTAAAAATCTAAATGTTATAAATCATGGCTCAATATCCATTACCAAAATTCCATTTCCAGGTCGAATGGGGTGGTTCAAAAATCGGATTTTCAGAAGTTACCGGCTTGGGTGTAGAAACCGAAGTGATTGAGTATCGCAGCGGCGATATGAAAGACTACGCCAAAACTAAGATGCCCGGTATGCAGAAATTTGGCAACATTACACTTAAAAGAGGGGTTTTTCAAACAGATAATGACTTCTTTAAATGGTGGAATACTGTGAAGCTGAATGAAATAGAACGCAGGGACCTAATCATTTCATTGCTCGATTCTGAGCACAACCCGAGGGTTGTATGGAAAGTTCGAAATGCCTGGCCGGTAAAAATCCAGAGCACTGACCTTAAATCTGATGGCAACGAGGTGGCAATAGAAACCCTTGAAATAGCGCATGAAGGGTTGACTATTGAAATGATATAATTTGCTGAGAAAACGCTGGAAAACGAAGTATAATGAAATATCCACCGGTAGCATTTCACTTTTTGGTCAGTTTCGAGGTAAGCGGCTCTGATGCGTCTTTTATGGAAGTATCAGGTATTGATTCATTGCTCGAAACCATCACAGTAAAAGAGGGTGGCGAAAACCGTTTTCATCACACACTTCCAGTGAGGGCAAAATATTCAAATCTTGTGTTAAAAAGGGGGATGATAACAGACTCTGCGATAGCTAAATGGTGTCAGGATGCAATTGAAAACCTGGCCATAAAACCGTCTTCAGTCCAGGTGCTTTTGCTTAATGACCAGCACGAACCGCTGGCTGGGTTTAATTTCATCAATGCCTGGCCGGTAAAATGGAGCATCTCAACGCTTGATGCCGACAAGAGTGCCATTGTGGTAGAAACGCTTGAATTGGCTTATCAATATTTTAAACGCATTTGATTATGGGTACTTTGCCGTTAAAGTCGAGAGATTCAATTGAAATCAGGGAACTGGTGATTACTGCCAGCGTGCGGAATCAGCCCCAAACGGGGCAAAGTGACAAATCAACGCCAGAGCAATCTGACAATTTCAAAAAGGATGTTTTGGCTGAAAGTCTGGAGAAAATTTTAACCATTATCCAAAATAAAAACGAACGTTAAATGCTTGACGTCATTGGTAAACTGAAAATCATTGCATTCAAGACCCCGAAGTTTATGCTCGGTGGACCGCCGGTTGGAGGCTACCTTGCCATGTTTAATCCGGAGTCGTTCAGTGTGAGCCAAAAGGTGCTCTACGATCTGCTTCACGCACCGGGAATCACATCCGGCGAGCCAGCTTTCAGGGGTTACCAGGCGCAGGTTTATAAATTTGATTTCCTGGTTGACGGAACCGGTGCTTCAGGTGAATCACGCGAGGTTTTCGCTGATGTTCTTTTATTTAAATATACAGTGGGTTACCTTGGCGAAATTCACCGACCTCATTACCTGATCATTCAATGGGGTACTTTCATTGCAAGATGTGTTCTTTCGCAAATGGATGTCAAGTACGATTTGTTCCGACAGGATGGAACCCCTTTACGCGCTACAATCTCTGCAACATTCATTGAGCATGTCGAAAGTATGCTCGAAAGCCTTCTGGCAAATCGATCCTCACCAGACTTAACCCATACCAGGGTTGTCCGCGAGGGTGATACGCTTCCCTTACTTGCCCATGAAATCTATGGCGATGCCTCTTATTATCCCGAAGTAGCCAGGGTTAATGGAATTGACAATTTCAGGAAACTGAAAATTGGTGATGAGATATATTTTCCACCTTTAACTTCAAACGATTGATGAGTTTTCTCATGCCAAATATCGCCCCAAACACTGATCTGGTTACTTTCGTTGTTAAAGTTGACGGACAGGAAGTTCATCGTGATTTCCGGTTTTTGCGGATTGAAATAAATCGCGAGGTGAACCGCATCCCATCAGCTAAATTAGTTATTGTTGACGGCGATCCATCGGCTCAGACTTTTGCTGCAAGTAGTTCCGATATGTTTATTCCCGGAAAGGAACTCGAAATAATGGCTGGTTTTCACAGTGATATCAAACCTGTATTTAAGGGTGTTATCATTAAACATGGAATAAAAATAAGCAGTACGCAGGCTTCTGCTCTGATTGTTGAATGTCGGGATAAAGTTTACAAAATGAGCCTTGGAAGGAAGAACAGGATGTTTGACGAAAGCACTGACAGTGATGTGATTTCGGGTATCTTTTCAGAATATGGACTTTCAAATGATGTGACAGCAACTCCGGACATTCATGAAAAAACTGTCCAGTACAACGTCACCGATTGGGATTTTATCAACATGCGTGCTGAAATGAACAGCCTATTTGTATTTGTGAATGATGGAAATATATCGGTAAAAAAGATTGAAACCACCCTGCCGCCTTCTTTAGCCATTTCATACGGCGCCAACCTGATCAGTTTTGACGCTGAAATTGATGCACGAACACAGGTTTCCGGTATTCATGCACAATCTTGGGATAGTGCAGTTCAGGATATTGTTGAGATAGAAGGCGCAGGTGCAACAACTGCACAGCCTGGCAACC
The sequence above is drawn from the Bacteroidales bacterium genome and encodes:
- a CDS encoding DUF4255 domain-containing protein; the encoded protein is MIDQTLIFLRDQINSFLMETIQSEKVVLGHLVNMNGQTNVSEIGLTLINIEQESSLKNTNPYRRISDDEISKVHPPIYLNLYVLISAYFGDTEENYKEALKNLSRVIRFFQAKPLFNHQNSAGLDPEIEKVLVELVSLTFEQQNNLWASLGGKYLPSVIYKLRLVEIVRDVMISTGPPIEDVFVNTKEMEEK
- a CDS encoding phage tail sheath family protein, producing MSKEYRTPGVYVEEISKFPPSIAAVETAIPAFIGYTQTAMKGEEPITKPFRITSLLENEQFFGGAYPENSAFAIQITDETDADDHLLNRDAVVTFTRNSVSKFNMYYALQQYFNNGGGPCYIVSAGSYPEDGNIDPDDLEDGLNLLEEVDEPTLIVFPEGTNVAEAGQYYGLINSALAQCNKLGDRFVIMDVYPEEGDLRDDIETLRNSISNDLAQIKYGAAYFPFIDTYLSLNVNPALAITHVVNKEGADDPLTGAYTTLAVLKTQNPQLYNQLFAEIRKNTVQLPPSPFVAGVYARVDNERGVWKAPANVSLNGVKKLLTGITNDDNNFMNVDPGSGKSVNAIRFFTGKGVLVWGARTLAGNDNEWKYVNVRRFFNFAEESIKKGTERFVFEPNDANTWVKVKAMIENFLTNQWRGGALAGAKPEDAFFVKVGLGQTMTAQDILDGKLIIEIGMAVVRPAEFIILRFSHKMQQS
- a CDS encoding phage tail protein is translated as MAQYPLPKFHFQVEWGGSKIGFSEVTGLGVETEVIEYRSGDMKDYAKTKMPGMQKFGNITLKRGVFQTDNDFFKWWNTVKLNEIERRDLIISLLDSEHNPRVVWKVRNAWPVKIQSTDLKSDGNEVAIETLEIAHEGLTIEMI
- a CDS encoding phage tail protein gives rise to the protein MKYPPVAFHFLVSFEVSGSDASFMEVSGIDSLLETITVKEGGENRFHHTLPVRAKYSNLVLKRGMITDSAIAKWCQDAIENLAIKPSSVQVLLLNDQHEPLAGFNFINAWPVKWSISTLDADKSAIVVETLELAYQYFKRI